One stretch of Stanieria cyanosphaera PCC 7437 DNA includes these proteins:
- a CDS encoding Uma2 family endonuclease codes for MTTLAKWSVDDYHLMIESGVLNNRSVELLEGEIIEISPEGPLHRFTNDAVAEYLRELLRGRAKVFEAHPITLTNSPHSSRQGGIIRASEPEPDIAVVRLPNSNYLTHHPYPEDIYWLIEISNTTLEEDLGRKKKIYANASIDEYWVINLKTTEIIIFREPSGNDYKTKFTLDRGTITPITFPELQIEVARILGQV; via the coding sequence ATGACAACATTAGCCAAATGGTCGGTCGATGATTATCATCTCATGATTGAAAGCGGAGTTTTAAATAACCGCTCTGTAGAATTATTAGAAGGAGAAATTATTGAAATAAGTCCCGAAGGACCATTACACAGGTTCACTAACGATGCAGTTGCTGAATACTTGCGAGAATTGCTGCGCGGTCGAGCAAAAGTATTTGAGGCACACCCAATTACCTTGACTAATTCCCCCCATTCGTCCCGTCAGGGCGGGATAATAAGGGCAAGCGAGCCAGAACCCGATATTGCCGTAGTCCGCCTGCCCAATAGCAATTATTTGACTCATCATCCCTATCCCGAAGATATTTATTGGTTAATAGAAATCTCCAACACTACTCTAGAAGAAGACTTGGGTAGAAAGAAAAAAATCTACGCTAATGCAAGTATCGATGAATATTGGGTTATTAACTTAAAAACAACAGAAATAATTATTTTTAGAGAGCCATCTGGTAACGATTACAAAACCAAGTTTACCCTCGACCGAGGTACAATTACTCCCATTACCTTTCCCGAGCTTCAAATTGAAGTAGCAAGAATACTAGGACAAGTTTAA
- a CDS encoding RNA-guided endonuclease InsQ/TnpB family protein gives MIVLEFKVKAKTEQYRAIDEAIRTTQFIRNKCLRFWMDNKGVGRYDLNKYCKVLADDFSFANELNSMARQSAAERAWSAIARFFDNCKKKVPGKKGYPRFKKNVRSVEYKTTGWKLDRITCKHIVFSDKKAIGRVKLIGTHDLRFYENKLIKRVRLVRKADGYYCQFSIDVDNKENVEPTGKAIGLDMGLKFAYVDNTGHSEPNPRFYRSSEKRLAKLQRRVSKKYRKGQPQSNNYKKARTKLAKLHLKVSRQREEWAKRVARCVTKSADFVAYEDLKVKNMVRNPKLAKSIQDIGWSRLRYWIEYFGVKFGKVTVAVPPHYTTVDCSVCGNKVQKSLSTRTHRCNVCLTQMCRDKNAAANVLQKALRTAGHAGTWEQSLNASGEIPSWAVGATLLSNGNSMIEESHGFRR, from the coding sequence ATGATTGTCTTAGAGTTTAAGGTTAAAGCTAAAACAGAACAATACCGAGCGATAGATGAGGCGATTAGAACTACTCAGTTCATCAGAAACAAATGTCTAAGATTCTGGATGGACAATAAAGGAGTAGGACGTTACGACCTCAACAAGTATTGCAAGGTGTTGGCTGATGACTTTAGCTTTGCTAACGAATTAAACTCAATGGCAAGACAATCCGCAGCAGAAAGAGCTTGGTCTGCGATTGCAAGGTTTTTTGACAACTGCAAGAAAAAAGTACCAGGCAAAAAAGGATACCCGCGCTTTAAGAAAAACGTTCGCTCTGTAGAATATAAAACTACTGGTTGGAAGCTAGATAGAATTACCTGTAAGCATATTGTTTTTTCCGACAAGAAAGCTATAGGTCGAGTGAAGCTGATAGGTACTCATGACCTACGTTTCTACGAAAACAAGTTAATCAAACGAGTTCGATTAGTTCGTAAAGCAGATGGGTATTACTGTCAGTTTTCTATTGACGTAGATAACAAAGAAAACGTCGAGCCTACAGGTAAAGCCATAGGTCTAGATATGGGATTAAAGTTTGCGTATGTTGATAACACAGGGCATAGTGAGCCAAATCCCAGATTCTACAGGTCTTCGGAGAAACGACTAGCTAAACTACAGCGTCGGGTATCTAAAAAGTACCGTAAAGGTCAACCTCAATCTAACAACTACAAAAAAGCTAGAACTAAACTAGCAAAACTTCACCTTAAAGTAAGTAGGCAGCGTGAAGAATGGGCTAAGAGAGTAGCCCGTTGCGTAACGAAATCGGCAGATTTTGTCGCCTATGAAGATTTAAAAGTGAAGAATATGGTACGCAATCCTAAATTAGCTAAATCTATACAGGATATAGGCTGGAGTAGACTACGCTATTGGATTGAATACTTTGGGGTTAAGTTCGGCAAAGTAACCGTCGCTGTACCCCCTCACTATACGACAGTTGACTGTAGTGTTTGCGGGAATAAAGTACAAAAAAGTTTAAGTACCCGTACTCACCGATGCAATGTCTGTTTAACCCAGATGTGTAGGGATAAAAACGCAGCAGCCAACGTTTTGCAGAAAGCCTTACGTACTGCGGGACACGCAGGAACATGGGAGCAATCCCTAAACGCTTCTGGAGAGATTCCCTCTTGGGCAGTTGGGGCAACCCTGTTGTCTAACGGAAACTCGATGATAGAAGAATCCCATGGCTTTAGGCGTTAG
- a CDS encoding helix-turn-helix domain-containing protein, translating to MMSEDMTPIEFTPSSGNVFADMGLEDAEELLTRAKLGVTVRRILESRNLKQQEIAKLLDIKQPEVSNLMKGKYHLFSEARLFGFLNKLEKKVTIQISTHYAGEALIEVAEIG from the coding sequence ATGATGAGTGAAGATATGACACCAATTGAATTTACTCCAAGCAGTGGTAATGTATTCGCAGATATGGGTTTAGAAGATGCCGAAGAACTTCTTACTCGTGCCAAACTAGGAGTTACTGTGCGCCGTATTTTAGAAAGCCGTAATCTAAAGCAGCAAGAAATTGCCAAGCTGCTCGATATCAAACAGCCAGAAGTTTCTAACCTTATGAAAGGTAAATATCATCTGTTTTCAGAAGCTCGTCTGTTTGGGTTTCTGAACAAACTTGAAAAGAAAGTAACAATTCAAATTTCTACCCATTATGCTGGAGAAGCATTAATTGAAGTAGCTGAAATTGGATAA
- a CDS encoding tyrosine-type recombinase/integrase: MSYLLYSQAQQLKLHEPVPVTLHPAAVYLSSLSQGSRRSMLSSLNAIAHLLTEGECDAFSLDWSKLRYHHTAAVRTALKQRLAPATTNKMLVALRRVLTEAYRLDLIDAKDYHKAVDIANVKGTGQLRGRALTRAEIESLIECCYQRRDAISLRDAAVIAILRCGGIRRQEIVQLKLEDLDLATGELTIRRGKGGKFRLVYLTPEAMDMVEDWLEIRGKLPGPLICPVNKGGKVILRHFAADGDGIYKLVKARAMMAGVKHFSPHDFRRTFCSDLLAEGEDVFTVQELAGHASPATTAKYDRRGEGRKRRAVKRLKFRC, translated from the coding sequence GTGAGCTACCTGCTATATTCCCAAGCTCAACAGTTAAAGTTACACGAACCCGTTCCCGTTACCCTTCATCCCGCCGCAGTTTACCTCAGTTCTCTCAGTCAAGGGTCGCGTCGTTCGATGCTGTCTTCCCTCAATGCGATCGCCCATCTGTTGACTGAGGGAGAATGCGATGCTTTTTCTTTAGATTGGTCGAAGTTACGCTATCATCACACCGCAGCAGTTAGAACCGCCCTCAAACAAAGACTCGCTCCCGCTACTACTAATAAAATGTTAGTGGCTTTGCGTCGGGTACTGACTGAAGCCTATCGTTTGGATTTAATTGATGCTAAAGACTATCATAAAGCAGTAGATATTGCCAATGTTAAAGGAACGGGTCAGTTAAGGGGTCGCGCTTTAACTCGTGCCGAAATTGAAAGTTTGATCGAGTGTTGTTACCAACGAAGAGATGCGATCTCCCTTAGAGATGCTGCCGTAATTGCTATCTTACGTTGTGGTGGCATTAGGCGACAGGAAATAGTTCAACTGAAATTAGAAGATTTAGATTTAGCAACTGGAGAATTAACCATTCGTCGGGGAAAAGGAGGCAAATTTAGGCTGGTTTATCTAACTCCTGAAGCGATGGACATGGTTGAAGATTGGTTAGAAATAAGGGGCAAGCTACCAGGACCTTTAATCTGTCCCGTCAATAAGGGAGGAAAGGTCATTTTGCGTCACTTTGCTGCCGATGGTGATGGAATCTATAAATTAGTCAAAGCTAGAGCAATGATGGCAGGAGTCAAACATTTTTCTCCCCATGATTTTCGGCGGACTTTCTGTAGCGATCTCTTAGCAGAAGGTGAAGATGTATTTACCGTACAGGAATTGGCTGGTCATGCTTCCCCCGCCACTACTGCTAAATACGACCGTCGCGGTGAAGGTAGAAAACGTAGGGCAGTCAAGCGGTTGAAGTTTAGATGTTGA
- a CDS encoding HigA family addiction module antitoxin: MVNIPTNRPPTSPGEMLKEEFLEPMGLTQQQLADGIGVSYQRINELINGKRGITTSTALRLAKYFNTSPDFWLNMQRANELYRVMQKEGGEIEKIQPLV; encoded by the coding sequence ATGGTTAATATCCCAACTAATAGACCCCCTACCAGTCCTGGTGAGATGTTGAAAGAAGAATTCTTAGAACCAATGGGATTGACCCAGCAACAACTCGCTGATGGAATTGGAGTAAGCTATCAAAGGATTAACGAACTGATTAATGGTAAGAGGGGAATTACAACCAGTACTGCTTTGAGATTAGCCAAATATTTTAATACATCTCCTGATTTCTGGTTAAATATGCAAAGGGCGAACGAGCTATATCGGGTCATGCAAAAAGAAGGAGGGGAGATTGAAAAGATTCAACCGCTCGTCTAG